The following proteins come from a genomic window of Natrinema saccharevitans:
- a CDS encoding homoserine kinase produces the protein MLTVRAPATSANLGSGFDVFGVALGTPADIVRVERAPETTITVTGAGSEYIPEDPEKNTVGAVAKALNAPARIRIDKGVRPSSGLGSSAASAAAAAVALNALYDRGRSREELVPIAAEGEALVSGEAHADNVAPALLGGFTVVTDEGVTQVDASIPVVACLPDISVSTRDARGVVPESATMDDIVDTVGNAATLAVGMSRNDPDLVGRGMVDAVVTPERTKLIDGYDRVREAALEAGATGVTVSGAGPGILAVCRRQDQREIASAMVDAFDAVGVESRAYQTAVSEGAMLYSDGS, from the coding sequence ATGCTCACCGTGCGGGCACCCGCGACGAGTGCGAACCTCGGGAGCGGCTTCGACGTCTTCGGTGTCGCTCTCGGGACGCCCGCCGACATCGTCCGGGTCGAACGCGCGCCGGAGACGACGATCACGGTCACCGGGGCCGGCAGCGAGTACATCCCCGAAGACCCCGAGAAGAACACCGTCGGCGCGGTGGCGAAGGCGCTCAACGCCCCGGCCCGGATCCGGATCGACAAGGGGGTCCGCCCCTCGTCGGGACTGGGGTCGTCGGCGGCGAGCGCGGCCGCCGCGGCCGTCGCGCTGAACGCCCTGTACGACCGCGGTCGCTCCCGGGAGGAACTCGTGCCGATCGCCGCCGAGGGCGAGGCGCTCGTCTCCGGCGAGGCCCACGCGGACAACGTCGCCCCGGCCTTACTGGGCGGGTTTACCGTCGTCACCGACGAGGGCGTCACGCAGGTCGACGCCTCGATCCCCGTGGTCGCCTGCCTCCCCGATATCTCCGTCTCCACGCGCGACGCGCGCGGCGTCGTCCCCGAGTCGGCGACGATGGACGACATCGTCGACACCGTCGGCAACGCCGCCACGCTGGCCGTCGGCATGAGCCGGAACGATCCCGACCTCGTCGGGAGAGGGATGGTCGACGCGGTCGTCACCCCCGAACGCACAAAGCTCATCGACGGCTACGACCGGGTTCGTGAGGCCGCCCTCGAGGCGGGCGCGACCGGCGTCACCGTCAGCGGGGCCGGCCCCGGGATTCTGGCGGTCTGTCGCCGGCAGGACCAGCGGGAGATCGCCTCGGCGATGGTCGACGCCTTCGACGCCGTCGGCGTCGAGAGTCGGGCCTACCAGACGGCCGTCAGCGAGGGGGCGATGCTGTACTCGGACGGTTCGTAG
- the pdxS gene encoding pyridoxal 5'-phosphate synthase lyase subunit PdxS, translating into MSEPADLEELRRGTDLVKRGFARMQKGGVIMDVVNEEQARIAEDAGAVAVMALEAVPADIRKRGGVARMADPADVEAIVDEVSIPVMGKSRIGHTKEAQILEAIGVDMIDESEVLTPADDAYHIDKREFTAPFVCGARNLGEALRRVNEGAAMIRTKGEAGTGDVNQAVHHQRTIKGAIRELEGMTHEEREAYAREIEAPAELVHETAELGRLPVVNFAAGGIATPADAALMMHHECDGIFVGSGIFGAENPPEMAEAIVEATNNWDDPERLAEISKNLGKGMKGDANADLSEEEKLQDRGV; encoded by the coding sequence ATGTCGGAACCAGCCGATCTCGAAGAACTGCGACGCGGGACCGATCTCGTCAAGCGCGGGTTCGCGCGAATGCAGAAGGGCGGCGTCATCATGGACGTCGTCAACGAAGAACAGGCACGGATCGCCGAGGACGCCGGCGCGGTCGCCGTGATGGCCCTCGAGGCCGTTCCGGCCGACATCCGCAAGCGCGGCGGCGTCGCCCGGATGGCCGACCCCGCCGACGTCGAGGCGATCGTTGACGAGGTCTCGATCCCGGTGATGGGCAAGTCCCGGATCGGCCACACCAAGGAGGCCCAGATCCTCGAGGCGATCGGGGTCGACATGATCGACGAGTCGGAGGTTCTGACCCCCGCGGACGACGCCTACCACATCGACAAGCGCGAGTTCACCGCGCCCTTCGTCTGTGGCGCGCGGAACCTCGGCGAGGCCCTGCGCCGGGTCAACGAGGGCGCGGCGATGATCCGCACCAAAGGCGAGGCCGGCACCGGCGACGTCAACCAGGCCGTCCACCACCAGCGGACGATCAAGGGCGCGATCCGCGAACTCGAGGGCATGACCCACGAGGAACGCGAGGCCTACGCCCGCGAGATCGAAGCCCCCGCGGAACTGGTCCACGAGACCGCCGAACTGGGCCGGCTCCCGGTCGTGAACTTCGCTGCCGGCGGCATCGCGACGCCCGCCGACGCCGCCCTGATGATGCACCACGAGTGCGACGGTATCTTCGTGGGCAGCGGGATCTTCGGCGCGGAGAACCCGCCCGAGATGGCCGAGGCGATCGTCGAGGCGACGAACAACTGGGACGACCCCGAGCGCCTCGCCGAGATCTCGAAGAACCTCGGCAAGGGGATGAAAGGCGACGCGAACGCCGATCTCTCCGAGGAAGAGAAGCTGCAGGACCGCGGCGTCTGA